The Microbulbifer pacificus sequence ATCTGGGCGACCATCCGGCAGGGAAGCCGACAGAGTGGAATCTGGCGTGTAGTTGTACTCGTCTTTCTTGTAGAACGCACCGAATGCAGCGTACACATCACCAGCCGGCATGGTAAATACCGGGCCGCTGAAAGTGGCTTCTACAATGGTTTGATCAACGGTGGTGTTGTTCTGGGAGTCGACGGTGATGTAGTCCACGCAAGACTGAGTCATGGAGCCCAGACCAAATGGGTTCAGGCCGCCTTCACAAATTGACGCGCCGCCATCCGCTGCGTAAGTCAGCTCTTCAAATTTTCCACGTGAGATGTTACCGAATTGAGACTCGGTGATATCTACCTGGCCGAAAGAAGCGTAGGCATCGTATGTCCAGTCATTGAATACGCTGCCGGTGATTCCGCTGATAAGCTGGAAAGTATCGTATTCGCTCTCGGCAATACGGCTACCTGCTTCGATCATACGCTTGCCGAAAGAAATTGGCGCATCCGGATTGGCGCGAGAATCAAGAATGGCTTTCAGGTCGTCAGAAATAAACGGGTTGTCCGCAGAAACGGTAACTGCAGAAAGAGGGGTTGGTGCCAGCGCCTGGGAAGCGGTGTAGTTTCCGTAAATGGCCTGAGCGTATATTTCGGTATCTTCGGTTAGCTCGAACGAGGCGCGGCCGAAGAAACTGGTGCGCTCCAGTGGCATCACCAGCATGTTAACCGGTGCAAAGTTATAAGAATACGGTGCAACAGCAGGCTGCAGCGGGTCATTAACGTCGCCGCGGAAGTTAATAAGTTCTGGAGCCCCATTTTCTGGTGTAATCCAAGTGAACAGGGTGCCATCAGTGTTGTACGCAAGGGTGTTACCGGGGGTAACTTTGCCCGCTGCAACGCCGTACTGAGCAAAAATCGCATCAATGGCAGCTTGGCTTGCCAGGTTGCTGGTGTTAGCGGAAGTAAAGCCTTCGCGAATGGTTCCGGAGCCCAGCGGGACAAATTCACCACCTGAGTAACCGAGTGCTACATTGGCAAAGTCACGATCGCCAGCGAATACAGCCTCACGGTCTGCGAAGCCGATGCTGCCCATCACGTGGCCGCGACCTTCAGCGAACGGCATACCAGCAGAAATGTTGACTGTAGTCTGGGCACCGTCGCTTTGCGCAGTTTCTCCCCAGCTGGTATCGATTTCAACACCGTCAAGCTCGCGGAGCTTAAAGTTGACTACACCGGCAATCGCATCAGACCCGTATGCGGCAGAAGCACCACCAGTAATGATCTCTGTGCTGCCAATCAGAGCGGCAGGCAGCAGGTTAAGGTCTACAACGCCAGTGGCATTGGACGGAACGACACGCTTACCGTCTACCAGTACCAGGGTACGAGTGGTGCCGAGACCACGCAGTTCAACGTTGGCTTGGCCACCGTTGGATGGGTTGTTGGACGTGCTGGTCACAGAAGGCACGAACTGAGGCATGGAGTTCAGAACGCTTTCAACAGTCATGGCATTCTGAGATTTAAAAATATCCTGATCGATGGTGGCGATCGGGCTGGCAGAGTCAAAATCCTGGCGAACAATACGTGAGCCGGTGACTACGACTTCTTCTACTAACGTTGCCTCTTCTTGTGCGAGAACAGGGAAAGCGGGAACCGCAATCGCAGCCATCACAGCTGCGGATAGAAGGTTCTTTTTCATTGTAAATCCTCTCTTGATCGTTGGACTTATAGTGTGTTGCCTGTACAGGCGATGCTGAAAATGACTACCCCCACGTGGTCATTTCCTTCCCAACGACCAATTAACGGATGAGAAGATGGTCCCCTCAATACGTAGAGGGAAAAATATTCAAAAAAATTCCATTGGTAACCTAGGTGTAAGTTTTGCGCAAAAAATGCACACTCGGTCTTTGGTGAAAGCACAAAAAGGCCCCGCCTATAGAAGGCGGGGCCGGAAGGAGGGCTAGAAGAATCTTTAGAACTGCAGAGTCACACTTCCATAAAAGAAGCGTCCAACAGTGTCATAACTTCTCATCAGAGTGTTCATGTCATCGTAGTTGGTGACATAGGGGGGTTGCTGGTTCCAGATGTTGCGGATGCCGCCGGTAATTTTGACATTTTCCCAGCGGAAGTAGTTGAAGTTCACGTCCTGGTACCAGGTGGTGTCAATGTGAGTCGCCAGGTCTCCGGGTTGCGGGTCGAAGTCATCTACTTCGCCCAGCATCCGTACGGTGGTAAACGCGCTCCAGCAGTCGTATTCATAGCCAAATGTGGTGTACAGCTTCCACTCAGGGAAGGCTACGATAGCGGTGGTTACCGGATCTGCACCGTAGTACCCAGCCAGATCGATGGTGGGATCATCGACGCTGGCGCGATATTTCCACTCATGCAGATAGGTTGCTGTGGCGTTAACGGAGAGGATGCCTGGGCCTGCCTCGATGCTGTAATCGAAGCCCAGGTCGACGCCCGAGGTTTCGAAGGTAGAGACGTTCTGGCTATTCAGCAGTTGGCCGGCAATAGTCAGGTCAGATGCGCGGCGTTCTGGAGCATCTGCGGAGGGGCTGGTGCCCACAGCCGGTGCGCCGGTAATCAGATCACACAGCGGTGAGCTGAAGTTCGCACTTTCATAACAACCGTTGACAATGGTGTTGGTCGTCAGGGTACCAATGGCATCGTCAATGTTGATATTGAAGTAGTCCAGAGTGAATCCCATGTCATCAGTGAAGCTGGGGGTCCAAACAATACCGAGGGTATAGCTCTCAGAAGTTTCAGCTTCCAGGTCAGGGTTACCGCCAAATAGTCCTGTCGCCTGAGTCCCGATCTTAGTTCCGGGCGCAATACCATCCGCCATACAGTTGGCGACGATATTGGCCGGGTCGCTGGTCTTGTAGCCGTTACAGGGGTCAGTGTAGGTCTCCGCGGACACGGTTGATGTCAGGAACAGGTCGTCCAGACCGGGGGCGCGGAAGCCCTGAGAGTATGTTGCGCGGAAACGAAGCTCATCTATTGGCGCATACTCTATGACTCCGCCAAAAGTTGTGTCATCACCGATGGTGTCGTAATCGGAGTAGCGGAAAGATGCTTCGAATGCCAGGATCTCGGCCCAAGGGCGTCCTTCCAGAACGGGAACACGAACCTCGCCATAGAATTCATCCACGGTGTAGCTGCCACCCCAGGCATCGCCGTTTACAAAGTAGATCTGACCAATTTCCGCGGCACCGTCAGGAATGATTTCGGTGGTTTCTGAACGGTTCTCATAGCCGATGGCCCAGGCGGGCGCTTCTCCGGTCAGCGCCCATTCGCCAAAGTCACCTACAAGGTTCGCCTGGAAGCTGCGCAGTCTGGCGCGGTTTACAGGTGAATTTGTTACCAGAGCATACTGCTGCATGGCAGGGGTCAGGCTGTCCTCAACAAAGGGGTTCCAGGCGATTTCGCCGGTTTCGGCAACCGCCGCGGCGCAATCCGGATCGGCAGCGCAGGCAGCGGGATCGAGAAGGTTTTCAAATCGAACGGTATTGCCGCGGCCACGGTCAATCTGGGAGTCGATCCAGCGGGAATAATTGTAGGAAAGATCCCAGGTCCACTCGTTACAGAATTCCCCCTCCAGGCCGACAACACCTCTCCAGGTATTAAGATCCTGAGTAAACAAACGTCCACCAGTTTCTGCCAGGCGGCGGCCGATGGTCACCGGCTCGCTGAAACCAGCGGGAAAACCGGGATTCGTTAGTGGTACTTCCGGAGCCCAAAATGTGCCTTCTGCGGCCATCAGCTGATCGGAGCGGCGGTTTACGAAGGATAGCTCTGAGAATGCTCTGACGGTGGTG is a genomic window containing:
- a CDS encoding TonB-dependent receptor plug domain-containing protein, which translates into the protein MKKNLLSAAVMAAIAVPAFPVLAQEEATLVEEVVVTGSRIVRQDFDSASPIATIDQDIFKSQNAMTVESVLNSMPQFVPSVTSTSNNPSNGGQANVELRGLGTTRTLVLVDGKRVVPSNATGVVDLNLLPAALIGSTEIITGGASAAYGSDAIAGVVNFKLRELDGVEIDTSWGETAQSDGAQTTVNISAGMPFAEGRGHVMGSIGFADREAVFAGDRDFANVALGYSGGEFVPLGSGTIREGFTSANTSNLASQAAIDAIFAQYGVAAGKVTPGNTLAYNTDGTLFTWITPENGAPELINFRGDVNDPLQPAVAPYSYNFAPVNMLVMPLERTSFFGRASFELTEDTEIYAQAIYGNYTASQALAPTPLSAVTVSADNPFISDDLKAILDSRANPDAPISFGKRMIEAGSRIAESEYDTFQLISGITGSVFNDWTYDAYASFGQVDITESQFGNISRGKFEELTYAADGGASICEGGLNPFGLGSMTQSCVDYITVDSQNNTTVDQTIVEATFSGPVFTMPAGDVYAAFGAFYKKDEYNYTPDSTLSASLPDGRPDIAGFNAQQAVVGETDSQEVYAEVAIPLLANVPGIYSLDLDLGYRYADYSTAGGVNSYKSELKFRPVESLMLRGTMQRAVRAPNISELYTPQQTNFPSIQGLGDPCSVNNAAFRGDKAPNVAGVEQLCTAQGIPAAAMDVFTYTNSQVQGLNGGNPDLQEETADTFSLGLVFTSPLDGIYSDMQLSIDLFNIEIEDAISQISASTSIERCFSAEYNPTFSNDNFFCSQFSRNSSGEIVNAQEVSQNLGGIATRGIDVQYDWTVDAGPGSLNLNWMATYTHSYKVQELPGDAFVEYAGTAGYTIASSFPEWKWNMGLRYDINDISVGARWRFVDAMQDFGVEDFRIPDMHYYDLNASYAFSNGAMEGLSLRAGILNLTDETPHIYPSYVQSNTDPSQYDVLGRQYFVALNYQF
- a CDS encoding TonB-dependent receptor plug domain-containing protein; protein product: MDKTRLSRAIKGAIAAAAVSTSFSSISFAQDTQAEVEEIVVTGSRIQRATDTNSATPISVFDAAQLEQSGQTTLEDFLQQIPSMTGGQLGSSVNNGSDGLATASLRGLGSSRTLILMNGRRLSSSGGATGVVDLNTIPTSIIERVEILRDGASTIYGSDAIAGVINIITKKGFEGAELTADYGSSTHGDGDEYLAAVTFGTGNDKGHVMLNAQYTKRDDIWQGDRRFSECPLGESGGDVLCIGSPTTIPARFSPISNNNQYIVDPNTGEVEAFDLAAYGYNFAQASYLSTPQEVASIYGYGSYELYDWKDVTTVRAFSELSFVNRRSDQLMAAEGTFWAPEVPLTNPGFPAGFSEPVTIGRRLAETGGRLFTQDLNTWRGVVGLEGEFCNEWTWDLSYNYSRWIDSQIDRGRGNTVRFENLLDPAACAADPDCAAAVAETGEIAWNPFVEDSLTPAMQQYALVTNSPVNRARLRSFQANLVGDFGEWALTGEAPAWAIGYENRSETTEIIPDGAAEIGQIYFVNGDAWGGSYTVDEFYGEVRVPVLEGRPWAEILAFEASFRYSDYDTIGDDTTFGGVIEYAPIDELRFRATYSQGFRAPGLDDLFLTSTVSAETYTDPCNGYKTSDPANIVANCMADGIAPGTKIGTQATGLFGGNPDLEAETSESYTLGIVWTPSFTDDMGFTLDYFNINIDDAIGTLTTNTIVNGCYESANFSSPLCDLITGAPAVGTSPSADAPERRASDLTIAGQLLNSQNVSTFETSGVDLGFDYSIEAGPGILSVNATATYLHEWKYRASVDDPTIDLAGYYGADPVTTAIVAFPEWKLYTTFGYEYDCWSAFTTVRMLGEVDDFDPQPGDLATHIDTTWYQDVNFNYFRWENVKITGGIRNIWNQQPPYVTNYDDMNTLMRSYDTVGRFFYGSVTLQF